In a genomic window of Cytobacillus sp. FSL H8-0458:
- the rplN gene encoding 50S ribosomal protein L14 translates to MIQQESRLKVADNSGAREVLTIKVLGGSGRKTANIGDVIVCTVKQATPGGVVKKGDVVKAVVVRTKSGVRRNDGTYIRFDENACVIIRDDKGPRGTRIFGPVARELRENNFMKIVSLAPEVL, encoded by the coding sequence ATGATTCAACAAGAATCACGTTTAAAAGTTGCTGACAACTCTGGTGCTCGTGAAGTACTTACAATCAAAGTTCTTGGTGGCTCTGGCCGCAAAACTGCTAACATCGGTGATGTTATCGTTTGTACAGTGAAACAAGCAACACCAGGTGGCGTTGTTAAAAAAGGTGATGTTGTTAAAGCGGTAGTTGTTCGTACTAAGAGCGGTGTACGCCGTAATGACGGTACTTACATTCGTTTCGATGAAAACGCATGTGTAATTATTCGTGATGACAAAGGACCACGCGGAACTCGTATCTTCGGACCGGTTGCCCGTGAACTACGTGAAAACAACTTCATGAAAATTGTATCTTTAGCTCCAGAAGTATTATAA
- the rpsQ gene encoding 30S ribosomal protein S17, translating to MSERNQRKVYTGRVVSDKMDKTVTVLVETYKKHPLYGKRVKYSKKFKAHDEQNQAKTGDIVRIMETRPLSATKRFRLVEVVEKAVII from the coding sequence ATGAGTGAACGCAACCAACGCAAAGTTTACACTGGACGCGTCGTTTCTGACAAAATGGATAAGACAGTAACGGTTCTTGTCGAAACTTACAAAAAGCATCCACTTTACGGTAAACGCGTTAAGTACTCTAAAAAGTTCAAGGCTCATGATGAGCAAAACCAAGCAAAAACTGGCGATATCGTTCGTATTATGGAAACTCGTCCACTATCTGCGACTAAACGCTTCCGTCTTGTAGAAGTAGTTGAAAAAGCAGTTATTATCTAA
- the rpmC gene encoding 50S ribosomal protein L29, with translation MKANEIRDLTTAEIEQKVKSLKEELFNLRFQLATGQLENTARIREVRKAIARMKTVIREREIGFSK, from the coding sequence ATGAAAGCTAATGAAATTCGTGACCTTACCACTGCCGAAATTGAACAAAAAGTAAAATCATTAAAAGAAGAGCTTTTCAACCTTCGCTTTCAATTGGCGACTGGACAACTTGAAAACACAGCTCGCATTCGTGAAGTACGCAAAGCGATTGCCCGCATGAAAACTGTTATTCGTGAAAGAGAAATCGGCTTTAGCAAGTGA
- the rplP gene encoding 50S ribosomal protein L16 encodes MLLPKRVKYRRVHRGKMRGQSKGGTEVNFGEYGLQALEASWITNRQIESARIAMTRYMKRGGKVWIQIFPHKPYTAKPLEVRMGSGKGAPEGWVAVVKPGKVMFEIAGVSEEIAREALRLAAHKLPVKCKFVKREEIGGESNES; translated from the coding sequence ATGTTATTGCCAAAGCGCGTAAAATATCGTCGTGTACACCGCGGAAAAATGCGTGGTCAATCAAAAGGCGGAACTGAAGTAAACTTCGGTGAATATGGCCTTCAAGCTCTAGAAGCTTCTTGGATCACTAACCGTCAAATTGAATCTGCACGTATTGCAATGACTCGTTACATGAAACGTGGCGGTAAAGTTTGGATTCAAATTTTCCCTCACAAACCATACACTGCAAAGCCTCTAGAAGTCCGCATGGGTTCCGGTAAAGGTGCTCCTGAAGGATGGGTAGCAGTTGTTAAGCCTGGTAAAGTAATGTTCGAAATCGCTGGTGTATCTGAAGAGATCGCTCGTGAAGCATTACGTCTTGCAGCACACAAACTTCCAGTTAAGTGCAAGTTTGTAAAACGAGAAGAAATTGGTGGTGAATCAAATGAAAGCTAA
- the rpsC gene encoding 30S ribosomal protein S3, with product MGQKVNPVGLRVGVIRDWESKWYAGKDYADLLHEDLKVREYITKRLSDASVSKVEIERAANRLNITIHTAKPGMVIGKGGTEVEALRKSLNSLTGKRVHINILEIKRADIDAKLVAENIARQLENRVSFRRAQKQTIQRAMRAGAKGIKTMVSGRLGGADIARSESYSEGTVPLHTLRADIDYATAEADTTYGKLGVKVWIYRGEVLPTKKKTGEGGK from the coding sequence GTGGGTCAAAAAGTAAATCCAGTCGGTTTGCGTGTCGGTGTCATCCGTGATTGGGAGTCAAAATGGTACGCAGGCAAAGACTATGCTGATCTTTTACACGAAGACCTTAAGGTTCGTGAGTACATCACAAAGCGCTTAAGCGATGCTTCTGTTTCTAAAGTAGAAATCGAACGTGCTGCTAATCGCCTGAACATCACTATCCACACTGCGAAACCAGGAATGGTTATCGGTAAAGGTGGTACTGAGGTTGAAGCACTTCGTAAGTCACTTAACTCATTAACTGGCAAGCGTGTTCACATCAACATTCTTGAAATCAAAAGAGCAGATATCGATGCGAAATTGGTTGCGGAAAACATTGCTCGTCAATTAGAAAACCGCGTATCTTTCCGTCGTGCTCAAAAACAAACTATTCAACGTGCAATGCGCGCTGGCGCTAAAGGTATCAAGACAATGGTATCTGGTCGTTTAGGCGGTGCTGATATCGCTCGTTCAGAATCATACAGCGAAGGAACAGTTCCACTTCATACTCTTCGTGCTGATATCGATTATGCTACAGCTGAAGCTGATACAACTTACGGTAAATTGGGCGTAAAAGTATGGATCTATCGTGGAGAGGTCCTTCCTACGAAGAAGAAAACTGGGGAAGGAGGCAAATAA
- the rplV gene encoding 50S ribosomal protein L22 — protein sequence MQAKAVARTVRIAPRKARLVVDLIRGKQVGEAVAILNLTPKAASPIVEKVLKSALANAEHNYEMDVNNLVVAQAFVDEGPTLKRFRPRAMGRASQINKRTSHITIVLSEKKEG from the coding sequence ATGCAAGCTAAAGCTGTTGCAAGAACAGTTCGTATTGCTCCTCGTAAAGCTCGTTTAGTCGTAGATTTAATTCGAGGAAAGCAAGTAGGCGAAGCAGTGGCGATTTTAAACCTTACACCTAAAGCTGCTTCTCCAATCGTAGAGAAAGTTTTAAAATCTGCACTAGCTAACGCTGAGCACAACTACGAAATGGACGTTAACAACCTGGTAGTTGCTCAAGCATTCGTAGACGAAGGACCAACTTTAAAACGTTTCCGTCCTCGCGCTATGGGCCGTGCAAGCCAAATCAACAAGCGCACTAGCCATATTACTATCGTTTTATCAGAAAAGAAGGAGGGATAA
- the rpsS gene encoding 30S ribosomal protein S19, which produces MGRSLKKGPFVDEHLMTKIEKLNETESKQVTKTWSRRSTIFPQFIGHTIAVYDGRKHVPVYITEDMVGHKLGEFAPTRAYKGHGNDDKKTRR; this is translated from the coding sequence ATGGGTCGCAGCTTAAAAAAAGGACCTTTTGTTGATGAACATTTAATGACAAAGATCGAAAAGCTTAATGAAACAGAAAGCAAGCAAGTTACTAAAACTTGGTCTCGCCGTTCTACGATCTTCCCACAATTCATCGGACACACAATCGCAGTTTATGATGGTCGTAAACATGTGCCTGTATACATCACTGAAGACATGGTAGGCCACAAGCTTGGAGAATTTGCTCCAACACGTGCGTACAAAGGCCATGGCAATGATGATAAGAAAACAAGACGTTAA
- the rplB gene encoding 50S ribosomal protein L2 → MAIKKYKPTSNGRRGMTVSDFAEITTNQPEKSLLAPLKRKGGRNNQGKLTVRHQGGGHKRQYRIIDFKRTKDGIPGRVATIEYDPNRSANIALINYVDGEKRYILAPKNLQVGMEVMSGPEADIKVGNALPLANIPVGTVIHNIELKPGKGGQLVRSAGTSAQVLGKEGKYVLVRLNSGEVRMILAECRATVGQVGNEQHELINIGKAGRSRWLGKRPTVRGSVMNPNDHPHGGGEGRAPIGRKSPMTPWGKPTLGYKTRKKNNKSDKFIVRRRKK, encoded by the coding sequence ATGGCGATTAAAAAGTATAAACCTACCTCTAATGGTCGTCGCGGCATGACGGTTTCTGATTTCGCAGAAATCACGACTAACCAACCAGAAAAGTCTTTACTTGCTCCTTTAAAGAGAAAAGGCGGCCGTAACAACCAAGGTAAGTTGACAGTTCGTCATCAAGGCGGCGGTCATAAACGTCAATATCGTATCATCGATTTTAAACGTACCAAAGATGGCATTCCAGGACGCGTTGCCACAATCGAATATGATCCAAACCGCTCTGCAAATATTGCACTAATTAACTATGTAGATGGAGAAAAGCGTTACATCCTTGCACCTAAGAACTTACAGGTGGGCATGGAAGTAATGTCTGGTCCTGAAGCAGATATCAAAGTGGGTAATGCACTTCCACTAGCTAACATTCCAGTGGGTACTGTAATCCACAACATCGAATTAAAACCTGGTAAAGGCGGACAATTAGTACGCTCTGCTGGTACTTCTGCACAAGTTCTTGGTAAAGAAGGCAAGTACGTATTAGTTCGTTTAAACTCTGGTGAAGTTCGCATGATTCTTGCTGAGTGCCGTGCGACTGTTGGTCAAGTCGGAAACGAGCAGCACGAGCTTATTAACATTGGTAAAGCAGGTCGTTCACGCTGGTTAGGCAAGCGCCCAACTGTACGTGGATCTGTAATGAACCCTAACGATCACCCACACGGTGGTGGTGAAGGACGTGCGCCAATCGGACGTAAGTCTCCTATGACTCCTTGGGGCAAGCCAACACTTGGTTACAAGACACGCAAGAAGAACAACAAATCAGACAAATTTATCGTACGTCGTCGTAAAAAATAA
- the rplW gene encoding 50S ribosomal protein L23 yields the protein MDARDIIKRPVITERSTDIMADKKYTFEVDVRANKTQVKDAVEQIFGVKVEKVNIMNYKGKFKRMGKFGGYTNKRRKAIVKLTAESQEIELFEA from the coding sequence ATGGATGCACGCGATATCATTAAGCGCCCCGTAATCACTGAACGTTCTACTGACATTATGGCTGATAAAAAATATACGTTCGAAGTTGACGTACGAGCTAACAAGACTCAAGTTAAAGACGCTGTAGAGCAAATCTTTGGCGTTAAAGTTGAGAAAGTTAACATCATGAACTACAAAGGCAAGTTCAAGCGTATGGGCAAATTCGGCGGTTACACTAACAAACGCCGTAAAGCGATCGTTAAATTAACAGCTGAAAGCCAAGAAATCGAGCTATTTGAAGCTTAA
- the rplD gene encoding 50S ribosomal protein L4, which yields MPKVALFNQSGSKVGDIELNDAIFGIEPNQHVLFEAVVMQRASLRQGTHKTKIRSEVAGGGRKPWRQKGTGRARQGSIRSPQWRGGGTVFGPVPRSYSYKLPKKVRRLAIKSALSSKVLEENILVLEGLAFEAPKTKDFKGVLTGLSVDSKALIVTADLDENVALSARNIPGVTVVSASGITVLDVLNHDKLIMTKAAVEKVEEVLA from the coding sequence ATGCCGAAAGTAGCATTGTTTAACCAAAGCGGATCTAAAGTTGGTGATATCGAACTTAATGATGCGATCTTTGGTATCGAGCCTAACCAGCACGTATTATTCGAAGCCGTTGTTATGCAAAGAGCTTCATTACGTCAAGGGACTCATAAAACTAAAATTCGTTCTGAAGTAGCGGGCGGAGGACGCAAGCCATGGCGCCAAAAAGGCACAGGCCGTGCACGTCAAGGTTCAATCCGTTCACCACAATGGCGCGGAGGCGGTACTGTATTTGGTCCTGTACCACGCAGCTACAGCTACAAACTGCCTAAAAAGGTTCGCCGTCTGGCAATCAAATCTGCGTTATCTTCTAAAGTATTAGAAGAAAACATCCTAGTATTAGAAGGCCTTGCTTTCGAAGCTCCTAAAACTAAAGACTTTAAAGGTGTATTAACTGGTCTTTCTGTTGATTCAAAAGCGCTTATCGTAACTGCAGACCTAGATGAGAACGTGGCACTATCTGCCCGTAACATCCCTGGTGTAACAGTTGTGTCTGCTTCTGGAATCACTGTTTTAGATGTTTTAAACCATGATAAGCTTATCATGACGAAAGCAGCGGTTGAAAAAGTAGAGGAGGTGCTTGCATAA